One Chordicoccus furentiruminis DNA window includes the following coding sequences:
- the whiA gene encoding DNA-binding protein WhiA — MSFSAGVKKELAGTVPAARHCQIAELAAFVRMLSAQERADDGLLRFQTENEWAARKLFTLSRRAFKMNIAFSETLSKSGNRTIWTGTVPDAESGQMLLAATSHSSVLRMECCRKAFLRGAFLSAGSISAPEKYYHLEFVSRDPETAEMIRGTMRSLALDARIVRRKGDFVVYLKESDQILALLGAMGASISFLNIENIRVLKEMRGSVNRRVNCETANLNKTVVSAVRQMEDIRYIRDSGGFGELTPQLREMAEIRLAYPEASLAELGEHLSPRIGKSGVNHRLRRLSAFAENLRMRRSENQTSGPGFIDEGKFQGGKDYDKEGDYDST, encoded by the coding sequence ATGTCATTTTCGGCCGGGGTGAAGAAAGAGCTGGCCGGGACGGTTCCGGCCGCGAGGCATTGCCAGATTGCTGAGCTGGCGGCCTTCGTGCGGATGCTCAGCGCTCAGGAAAGAGCGGACGACGGGCTGCTCAGGTTCCAGACGGAGAACGAGTGGGCGGCGAGAAAGCTCTTTACTTTATCCAGACGAGCGTTTAAGATGAACATAGCTTTTTCCGAAACGCTTTCAAAGTCGGGAAACCGGACCATCTGGACGGGAACCGTACCGGACGCGGAGAGCGGACAGATGCTTCTCGCCGCGACTTCCCACAGCTCTGTGCTCCGCATGGAGTGCTGCAGAAAGGCGTTTCTGCGGGGCGCTTTCCTGTCCGCAGGCTCGATCAGCGCGCCGGAGAAGTACTATCATCTGGAATTCGTATCAAGAGATCCGGAAACGGCGGAGATGATCCGCGGGACGATGCGGTCTCTGGCGCTGGATGCCAGAATCGTCCGCCGAAAGGGCGACTTTGTGGTCTATCTGAAGGAGAGCGACCAGATCCTCGCGCTTCTCGGCGCGATGGGCGCATCGATTTCGTTTCTTAACATCGAGAACATACGGGTTTTGAAGGAGATGCGCGGCAGCGTCAACCGGCGTGTGAACTGTGAAACCGCCAATCTGAATAAAACCGTTGTGTCCGCAGTTCGCCAGATGGAAGACATCCGGTACATCCGTGACAGCGGAGGATTCGGGGAACTGACGCCCCAGCTGCGGGAGATGGCGGAGATCAGGCTTGCATATCCCGAGGCGTCACTGGCAGAACTGGGTGAGCATCTGAGTCCGCGAATCGGCAAATCCGGCGTCAACCACCGGCTGCGCCGGCTAAGCGCGTTCGCTGAGAATCTGCGTATGAGGCGGTCGGAGAATCAGACGTCCGGCCCTGGCTTCATAGATGAAGGCAAGTTTCAAGGAGGAAAGGATTATGACAAAGAGGGAGATTACGATTCGACTTGA
- the rapZ gene encoding RNase adapter RapZ, which produces MRLVIVTGMSGAGKSVALHHLEDADYYCVDNLPLSLILPFIRIASDGRDVEYTKFAVGIDVRSGLRQADFERAAAEMKKGNIRYEVLFLDASDETLLKRYKETRRTHPLQARAGGSLEKAIALERQQLSFIREKADYIIDTSKLLTRELRTELIRIFVEDRNYRNLYITVQSFGFKYGIPADSDLVVDVRFLPNPYYEAALRPLTGNDPPIERYVMSHPESRVFIEKYVDLLNFLIPNYIREGKNQLVISVGCTGGRHRSVVMANAIAARLAGSHPEYGVRIDHRDVDKDGERKEGGHVIFGRGEERAGRDGSGREALPDC; this is translated from the coding sequence GTGCGGTTGGTCATTGTGACCGGAATGTCCGGCGCGGGGAAAAGTGTGGCGCTCCATCATCTGGAGGATGCGGATTACTACTGTGTGGATAATCTCCCGCTGTCGCTGATTCTGCCGTTTATCCGGATCGCTTCGGACGGGCGGGATGTCGAATATACGAAGTTCGCGGTTGGCATCGATGTCCGGAGCGGTCTTCGTCAGGCGGACTTCGAACGCGCCGCGGCGGAGATGAAGAAAGGGAACATCCGTTACGAAGTCCTTTTTCTTGATGCGTCGGATGAGACCCTGCTGAAGCGCTATAAGGAGACGCGAAGGACACACCCGCTTCAGGCAAGGGCCGGCGGCTCGCTGGAAAAGGCCATCGCGCTTGAGCGGCAGCAGCTTTCCTTCATCCGGGAGAAGGCGGACTATATCATCGATACGAGCAAGCTGCTGACCCGTGAGCTCCGTACGGAACTGATCCGGATCTTTGTCGAGGACCGGAATTACCGGAATCTGTATATCACGGTGCAGTCATTCGGCTTCAAGTACGGAATTCCGGCTGATTCGGATCTGGTGGTCGACGTCCGGTTCCTTCCGAACCCCTACTACGAGGCGGCGCTCCGGCCGCTGACCGGCAATGATCCGCCGATCGAGCGTTATGTCATGAGTCATCCGGAAAGCCGGGTCTTTATCGAGAAATATGTCGATCTCCTCAATTTTTTGATTCCGAACTATATCCGGGAAGGGAAAAACCAGCTCGTCATATCGGTTGGATGCACCGGAGGCCGTCACCGCTCGGTTGTGATGGCCAACGCGATCGCGGCCCGTCTCGCCGGCTCCCATCCAGAATACGGCGTGCGGATCGATCACAGGGATGTTGACAAGGACGGCGAGAGGAAGGAAGGCGGGCATGTCATTTTCGGCCGGGGTGAAGAAAGAGCTGGCCGGGACGGTTCCGGCCGCGAGGCATTGCCAGATTGCTGA
- the murB gene encoding UDP-N-acetylmuramate dehydrogenase encodes MSGLTFAEALEQIAGRGAVLTDEPMRLHTTFRIGGPADYFVTVHSAEEIRDTLKLCRAQEIPCFLMGNGSNLLVSDDGFRGTVIRLGREYGAVRPEGDELVCEAGASLSAIASEALARRLTGFEFAGGIPGTLGGACLMNAGAYGGEMKQVLRSVDCLTPEGRMRTVPAAEAELGYRHSRFMDDGSVILGARIGLTEGSETEIRQRMEELSRKRREKQPLTMPSAGSTFKRPEGYFAGKLIMDAGLRGYRVGGAQVSEKHCGFVVNTGGATAADVCRLICDVRDRVRDTSGVTLVPEVRFLGAETPW; translated from the coding sequence ATGAGCGGACTGACGTTTGCTGAGGCGCTTGAACAGATTGCCGGCCGCGGCGCGGTCCTCACGGATGAGCCGATGCGGCTTCATACGACGTTTCGGATCGGCGGTCCGGCGGATTACTTTGTGACGGTGCATTCGGCGGAGGAGATCCGGGACACACTGAAGCTCTGCCGGGCGCAGGAAATACCCTGCTTTCTGATGGGAAACGGGAGCAATCTGCTGGTTTCCGATGACGGTTTTCGAGGGACAGTGATCCGTCTCGGACGCGAGTACGGCGCGGTGCGCCCGGAGGGGGACGAGCTGGTCTGCGAGGCCGGCGCGTCGCTTTCGGCGATCGCGAGCGAGGCGCTGGCAAGACGGCTGACCGGCTTTGAGTTTGCGGGAGGCATCCCCGGAACCCTGGGCGGCGCCTGCCTGATGAACGCGGGGGCGTACGGCGGCGAGATGAAGCAGGTTCTGCGCTCCGTCGACTGTCTGACACCGGAAGGCAGGATGCGGACGGTTCCGGCAGCGGAGGCGGAGCTCGGTTACCGGCACAGCCGCTTCATGGACGACGGTTCGGTGATTCTCGGTGCGCGGATCGGGCTGACGGAGGGTTCGGAGACGGAAATCCGGCAGCGGATGGAGGAGCTCAGCCGGAAACGGAGAGAGAAGCAGCCGCTGACGATGCCCAGTGCCGGCAGCACATTCAAGCGGCCGGAGGGCTATTTCGCGGGCAAGCTGATTATGGACGCCGGACTCAGGGGCTACCGGGTCGGAGGCGCCCAGGTTTCCGAGAAACACTGCGGCTTTGTCGTCAATACCGGCGGCGCGACGGCCGCTGATGTCTGCCGGCTGATCTGTGATGTACGGGACCGGGTGAGGGACACGTCCGGTGTCACGCTGGTTCCGGAAGTGCGGTTTCTTGGGGCGGAAACGCCATGGTGA
- a CDS encoding tetratricopeptide repeat protein: MKCMNCGAELTDSAYCPKCGCDVSVQKQAIVLSGLYYNQGLEKAQVRDLSGAIDQLKRSLKFNKLNVPARNLLGLVYFETGEVVAALSEWVISKNIQPEDNIAAEYIRILQQDANRLDIINQTIKKYNIALENCLEGNEDVALIQLKKILAQNPKLIKGYHLLALLYIHKKEYEKARRLLKKAIRIDRTNTTTLRFLHEVDEQTGTATSLESRFPFRGNREPEPSEPDPAGSERTSGSPAFFRANGGTRSFSFLNVLLGALIGAAAIWFLFIPAYTKNINRAANEKITRYSSDMAVYASQIQTMNDQIKASQETVDTAKEKIEAANAKSSSYDNLISAQNAYNNGTYDTAAEALADIDASQLSAEAKSVYDGLSSQLKDYLMAAYKKVGLEAFSKADYASAITKLEAARAIDASDYDVLNYLAHAYRLSGNQDKADEIFTQIVQTFPNSTQSENAMQYLSDAAKKKLSSASSDAADGTAAAAETKKTGDDGNTDTNTDENSGDGTGDTGDNDGGTDEDQNNTGEDEDAEGDTGGDEDGGGDVTDDTGDTEDGNGEAEQ, from the coding sequence ATGAAATGTATGAACTGCGGCGCGGAGCTGACGGATTCCGCGTACTGTCCGAAATGCGGCTGCGATGTCTCCGTTCAGAAGCAGGCAATCGTCCTGTCGGGGCTCTATTACAATCAGGGACTTGAGAAGGCTCAGGTGCGTGATCTGAGCGGCGCGATCGACCAGCTGAAGCGGAGTCTGAAATTCAACAAGCTGAACGTGCCGGCGAGAAATCTGCTGGGTCTCGTCTACTTCGAAACCGGCGAGGTAGTTGCCGCGCTCTCCGAGTGGGTGATTTCGAAGAACATCCAGCCGGAGGATAATATTGCGGCGGAGTATATCCGGATCCTGCAGCAGGACGCGAACCGGCTGGATATCATCAACCAGACGATCAAAAAGTACAACATCGCGCTCGAGAACTGCCTTGAGGGAAACGAGGATGTGGCGCTGATCCAGCTCAAGAAGATTCTGGCCCAGAATCCGAAGCTGATCAAGGGCTATCATCTGCTGGCGCTGCTCTATATTCATAAGAAGGAATACGAGAAGGCGAGGCGGCTGCTGAAGAAGGCGATTCGGATCGACCGGACGAACACCACGACGCTTCGGTTTCTTCATGAGGTTGATGAGCAGACGGGGACGGCGACTTCGCTTGAATCCCGTTTCCCGTTCCGCGGAAACCGGGAACCGGAACCTTCCGAACCGGATCCGGCCGGCTCGGAGCGGACGTCGGGATCGCCGGCCTTTTTCCGGGCGAACGGGGGAACGAGGAGCTTTTCCTTCCTTAATGTATTGCTGGGCGCGCTGATCGGCGCCGCGGCGATCTGGTTTCTCTTCATACCTGCCTATACGAAGAACATCAACCGGGCGGCCAACGAGAAAATCACCCGCTACTCGTCCGATATGGCGGTATACGCCTCCCAGATCCAGACGATGAACGACCAGATCAAGGCGTCGCAGGAAACGGTGGATACGGCGAAGGAGAAGATCGAGGCGGCGAACGCCAAATCGTCGAGCTACGACAACCTGATCTCCGCTCAGAACGCCTACAATAACGGGACATACGATACGGCCGCGGAGGCGCTCGCCGATATTGACGCCAGCCAGCTGTCAGCGGAGGCGAAGTCGGTTTATGACGGTCTGAGCTCCCAGCTGAAGGATTATCTGATGGCCGCCTACAAGAAGGTCGGACTCGAAGCCTTCTCGAAGGCGGACTACGCGTCGGCGATCACAAAGCTGGAGGCTGCCCGTGCGATCGACGCGTCGGATTATGATGTGCTCAATTACCTCGCTCATGCATACCGGCTCAGCGGCAATCAGGACAAAGCAGATGAGATCTTCACGCAGATCGTGCAGACATTCCCGAATTCGACGCAGTCGGAGAACGCGATGCAGTATCTGAGCGATGCCGCGAAGAAGAAGCTGAGCAGCGCCAGTTCGGACGCGGCCGACGGGACGGCGGCCGCCGCGGAGACGAAGAAGACCGGAGACGACGGGAACACAGACACGAATACGGATGAGAACAGCGGCGATGGCACCGGTGACACCGGAGACAATGACGGCGGCACCGATGAGGATCAGAATAATACAGGTGAAGACGAAGACGCGGAAGGCGATACCGGCGGTGACGAAGACGGCGGCGGGGACGTGACAGATGATACCGGCGATACGGAAGACGGGAACGGAGAAGCGGAACAATGA
- a CDS encoding bifunctional folylpolyglutamate synthase/dihydrofolate synthase translates to MTYREAVDAIEAVGTESIKNTTEETRRLLHALGDPDRRIPLIHVAGTNGKGSVCAYLESVLRAGGRTCGLFTSPHLRRINERFRIGGEEIGDEEFAGLYERVRNVIDREVRAGAPAPSYFELLFLMACTWFSERKADAAILECGMGGLHDATNAIDRPVLSVITSISLDHMKYLGQTIPEIAAQKAGIMRRGVPCVCDGSDEEALPVFRQSAEEAGSPLYPVLPADYKIESLRKGEIDFSTSFRYDGHTAFSVRANAPYQVSNAALALMALKVLRETDPSRFGDLTADTVRTGLLSMRWPARMEEILPGVYLDGAHNPDGIRRFLEAAGCILQGKRGVLLFSAVNDKDYSEMIRELAQGLDWSCIFVTEIEGSRKSDAGSLVELFHRAGRPDAVAVADFRDAFREARRRQGRDRLFICGSLYLAGETEEIIHDQL, encoded by the coding sequence ATGACGTATCGGGAAGCGGTCGACGCGATCGAAGCGGTCGGCACGGAATCGATCAAGAATACAACCGAAGAGACACGCAGACTGCTGCATGCGCTGGGGGATCCGGATCGGCGGATTCCCCTCATCCATGTGGCGGGAACGAACGGAAAGGGGTCAGTCTGCGCCTATCTGGAATCGGTGCTGCGGGCGGGCGGACGCACCTGCGGCCTGTTTACTTCCCCGCATCTGCGCCGGATTAACGAGCGGTTCCGGATCGGAGGAGAAGAGATCGGAGATGAGGAGTTCGCCGGACTGTACGAACGGGTCAGGAACGTGATTGACCGGGAGGTGAGGGCGGGCGCGCCCGCACCGTCGTATTTCGAGCTGCTGTTTCTGATGGCCTGCACCTGGTTTTCGGAGCGGAAGGCGGATGCGGCGATTCTGGAGTGCGGCATGGGCGGTCTTCATGACGCGACGAACGCGATCGACCGTCCGGTGCTTTCCGTCATCACGTCGATCAGCCTCGATCATATGAAATACCTCGGGCAGACCATCCCGGAGATCGCGGCCCAGAAGGCCGGCATCATGAGACGGGGCGTGCCCTGCGTCTGCGACGGCTCCGACGAGGAGGCGCTTCCGGTTTTCCGGCAGTCCGCGGAGGAAGCCGGTTCGCCGCTCTACCCGGTTCTGCCCGCCGATTACAAAATCGAATCGCTTCGGAAGGGTGAGATTGATTTTTCCACATCCTTCCGCTATGATGGACATACGGCTTTTTCGGTCAGGGCCAACGCACCCTATCAGGTATCCAACGCGGCGCTGGCGCTGATGGCCCTGAAGGTTCTGCGTGAGACGGATCCGTCCCGCTTCGGGGATCTGACAGCCGATACGGTCCGAACAGGACTCCTGTCGATGCGCTGGCCGGCCCGGATGGAGGAGATTCTTCCCGGCGTCTATCTTGACGGCGCCCACAATCCGGACGGGATACGCCGGTTTCTCGAAGCCGCCGGATGCATTTTACAGGGAAAGAGAGGCGTGCTTCTGTTCTCAGCGGTCAATGACAAGGACTATTCCGAGATGATCCGGGAGCTGGCGCAGGGGCTCGACTGGTCCTGCATCTTCGTGACGGAGATCGAGGGATCGCGAAAATCCGATGCCGGGAGCCTTGTGGAACTGTTCCATCGCGCCGGGCGTCCGGACGCGGTGGCGGTGGCGGATTTCCGGGACGCCTTCCGGGAGGCGCGAAGGAGACAGGGCCGGGACCGGCTGTTTATCTGCGGCAGTCTGTATCTTGCCGGTGAGACGGAGGAGATAATCCATGATCAACTATGA
- a CDS encoding LTA synthase family protein, translated as MKKVLMKKKTKSVSPAQEERRAKRTAALNRYALLLHGICSVLGYFLIEAMARHSIPAAWQFADERTKVFFYNAFLIFVTTLPAFLIRKRSFYRLLVTVFWFALGAANGIILANRVTPLTGPDFGMISEALSVSGKYFSKSVTIILLVLIVLGLIALVRYLFTSPSYGGPLRLRIWIPVFIGSCAALYGFTQWGLAARQLSSYFSNIASAYLDYGFPYSLSVTIFDTGITQPNGYSEKLVEGIVGEEGKITETEASDDKPNIVIVQLESFFDPTRVRGLKFSEDPLPNWHKLSKTYSNGYYTVPTVGAGTVNTEFETLTGMSLRFFGAGEYPYKGILRKETCESAAFDLAKLGYSSHAVHNNEANFYGRRKVYANLGFNSFTSGEYMDTQNDVNENGWMRDENLIRPIEDALDSTDHQDFVFTVSVQPHGAYPTEPTIADPKIRVSGAGSDEKNCAWEYYTNQIYEEDRFVADLIDALKERGEPTICLFYGDHLPTMGLSDRDLRGGTIFQTNYLIWSNLNGQKRSVKTITAYQAVAELCTRLGYHIGTMFNFQQTMQKNENYLYDMQVLQYDMLYGKRYVYGKTNPFSKSVLALGVKPVRVDRVQKVSANGVYYVYGENFTQSCKFQVNSELADTTFLDSGTLLVRNVTLQKGDWVNVAVQSNSSTHGILSTSNTLVYGVGRLADMGTDEKTGSVPESVMAQAESVLNDAAGNEQEPAFSEADRQIREKAS; from the coding sequence ATGAAGAAAGTACTGATGAAAAAGAAGACGAAATCCGTCAGCCCGGCGCAGGAAGAACGGAGAGCGAAAAGGACCGCGGCACTCAACCGGTACGCGCTGCTGCTCCACGGAATCTGCAGCGTACTCGGCTACTTCCTGATCGAGGCGATGGCGCGGCATTCGATTCCGGCCGCCTGGCAGTTTGCGGATGAGCGGACGAAGGTTTTCTTCTACAACGCGTTTCTGATTTTCGTGACGACGCTCCCGGCCTTTCTGATCCGGAAGAGGTCCTTTTACCGGCTGCTGGTGACGGTGTTCTGGTTTGCCCTCGGCGCGGCCAACGGCATCATACTGGCGAACCGGGTGACCCCGCTCACCGGGCCGGACTTCGGTATGATCAGCGAGGCGCTGAGCGTATCCGGAAAGTACTTCAGCAAATCCGTTACGATCATCCTTCTGGTTCTGATCGTACTCGGGCTGATCGCGCTGGTACGGTACCTGTTCACCTCGCCGTCCTACGGCGGACCGCTCCGCCTGCGGATCTGGATTCCCGTTTTCATCGGGTCCTGCGCCGCGCTGTACGGCTTCACTCAGTGGGGACTGGCCGCGAGACAGCTGTCCTCCTATTTCAGCAACATCGCGTCCGCCTATCTGGACTACGGTTTTCCTTACAGCCTCTCCGTGACGATCTTCGACACGGGCATCACCCAGCCGAACGGCTACTCGGAGAAGCTGGTGGAAGGAATTGTGGGTGAGGAAGGAAAGATCACGGAGACAGAAGCCTCGGATGACAAGCCGAACATCGTGATCGTCCAGCTGGAGTCCTTCTTTGACCCGACGCGGGTGAGAGGGCTGAAATTCAGCGAGGATCCGCTGCCCAACTGGCACAAGCTGTCGAAAACGTATTCGAACGGCTACTACACGGTGCCTACTGTGGGCGCCGGTACCGTCAACACGGAGTTCGAGACGCTGACGGGCATGAGCCTCCGCTTCTTCGGGGCCGGCGAGTATCCCTACAAGGGCATTCTCCGCAAGGAAACCTGCGAAAGCGCGGCCTTTGACCTCGCGAAGCTCGGATATTCGAGTCATGCCGTGCACAACAACGAGGCCAATTTCTACGGACGGCGGAAGGTGTACGCGAATCTCGGATTCAACTCTTTCACCTCCGGCGAGTACATGGATACGCAGAATGATGTCAACGAGAACGGCTGGATGCGGGACGAGAATCTGATCCGGCCCATCGAGGACGCGCTGGATTCGACGGACCATCAGGATTTCGTCTTCACGGTTTCCGTACAGCCGCACGGCGCGTATCCGACGGAGCCGACGATCGCCGATCCGAAGATCCGCGTGAGCGGAGCGGGGAGCGATGAGAAGAACTGCGCGTGGGAGTACTACACAAACCAGATCTACGAGGAGGACCGCTTCGTCGCGGATCTGATCGATGCGCTGAAGGAACGGGGCGAGCCGACGATCTGCCTGTTCTACGGCGATCATCTGCCGACGATGGGGCTTAGCGACCGCGACCTCAGGGGCGGAACGATCTTCCAGACGAACTATCTGATCTGGAGCAATCTGAACGGACAGAAGCGGAGCGTGAAGACGATCACTGCCTATCAGGCTGTGGCGGAGCTCTGCACGCGTCTCGGCTATCATATCGGCACGATGTTCAACTTCCAGCAGACGATGCAGAAGAACGAGAACTACCTCTACGACATGCAGGTGCTCCAGTATGATATGCTCTACGGGAAGCGGTACGTCTACGGCAAGACGAATCCGTTCTCGAAATCGGTGCTGGCGCTGGGCGTGAAGCCGGTCCGGGTGGACCGGGTCCAGAAGGTTTCCGCGAACGGTGTCTACTACGTATACGGGGAGAACTTCACCCAGAGCTGTAAGTTCCAGGTGAACAGCGAGCTCGCCGACACGACCTTCCTCGACAGCGGGACGCTGCTGGTGCGGAATGTGACGCTTCAGAAGGGAGACTGGGTCAACGTCGCCGTACAGAGCAACTCCAGCACGCACGGCATCCTGAGCACGTCCAACACCCTGGTCTACGGCGTCGGGCGTCTGGCGGATATGGGCACGGATGAGAAGACGGGTTCCGTTCCGGAAAGTGTGATGGCACAGGCGGAGTCCGTGCTCAACGATGCGGCGGGCAATGAACAGGAGCCGGCCTTTTCGGAAGCGGACAGGCAAATCAGAGAGAAGGCGTCATGA
- a CDS encoding valine--tRNA ligase codes for MKKELAKTYDPKGLEDRLYQKWLDGGYFHAKVNPDRKPFTIVMPPPNITGQLHMGHALDNTMQDILIRWKRMQGYEALWQPGTDHAAIATEVKVTNALREKGIDKEKIGRDEFLKYCWDWRKEYGGRIIRQLHKLGSSADWERERFTMDEGCSDAVLEVFLKLYEKGYIYKGSRIVNWCPKCQTTISDAEVEHEDQDGFFWHINYPIVGEEGQFVEIATTRPETMLGDTAVAVNPEDPRYQHLIGKQLRLPLTDRVIPVITDEYVDRDFGTGCVKITPAHDPNDFEVGKRHHLEEINILNDDGTMNSRCGVYAGLDRYEARKRMVEELDRQGLLVKVVPHTHAVGTHDRCGTTVEPMIKQQWFVRMDEMAKPAIEAVKNGDLTFVPERYTKIYLHWLENIHDWCISRQLWWGHRIPAYYCRHCGKMVVAREMPDTCPDCGGHEFDQDPDTLDTWFSSALWPFSTLGWPKKTPEYDYFYPTDVLVTGYDIIFFWVVRMVFSGYEQTGKCPFHHVLIHGLVRDSQGRKMSKSLGNGIDPLEVIDRYGADALRLTLMTGNAPGNDMRFYWEQVEASRNFANKIWNASRFIMMNLPEGELSAPDQDDFTPADRWILSRLNTVIRDVTDNMERYELGIAVQKVHDFLWDEFCDWYIEMVKLRFGDTTEEGRRAKNAALWTLKKVLGDSMKLLHPFMPFITEEIYCTLYPDAETVMTASWPVFDPARSFPEDEKLISGYQELVRGIRNVRTEMNVPAKTKTDLILVGRDAAATEELRKLTASLGDIERMVFARTITVQEDKTGVAEDAVSVVTSSATAYIPLEELVDREKEIARLTAENEKMDREIARSNGMLGNPNFVNKAPAAKVEAERAKLVDYQNRKRQIEAQLQQYQGH; via the coding sequence ATGAAGAAGGAACTCGCAAAGACGTACGACCCGAAGGGACTGGAGGACCGTCTCTACCAGAAATGGCTGGACGGGGGCTATTTTCACGCGAAGGTGAATCCGGACAGGAAACCGTTCACGATCGTGATGCCGCCGCCCAACATCACGGGCCAGCTCCATATGGGGCACGCGCTCGATAACACGATGCAGGACATCCTGATTCGCTGGAAACGGATGCAGGGCTATGAGGCGCTGTGGCAGCCGGGTACGGACCACGCCGCCATCGCCACCGAGGTGAAGGTGACGAACGCGCTCCGCGAGAAGGGCATCGACAAGGAGAAGATCGGGCGGGACGAGTTCCTGAAGTACTGCTGGGACTGGAGAAAGGAGTACGGCGGCCGGATCATCCGCCAGCTGCACAAGCTGGGCTCATCGGCGGACTGGGAGCGGGAGCGCTTCACGATGGACGAGGGCTGCTCGGACGCGGTGCTCGAGGTTTTCCTGAAGCTGTATGAGAAAGGGTACATCTACAAGGGCTCGAGGATCGTCAACTGGTGCCCGAAGTGCCAGACCACGATCTCGGACGCCGAGGTGGAGCACGAGGACCAGGACGGCTTCTTCTGGCATATCAATTATCCCATCGTCGGCGAAGAAGGGCAGTTCGTGGAGATCGCCACGACCCGCCCGGAGACGATGCTCGGCGACACGGCCGTGGCGGTGAATCCGGAGGATCCCCGCTATCAGCATCTGATCGGGAAGCAGCTGCGTCTGCCGCTCACCGACCGGGTGATTCCGGTGATCACCGACGAATATGTGGACCGGGATTTCGGCACCGGCTGCGTGAAGATCACGCCGGCTCACGACCCCAACGATTTCGAGGTGGGGAAACGCCATCATCTCGAGGAGATCAACATTCTGAACGACGACGGCACCATGAACAGCCGCTGCGGCGTCTACGCCGGACTGGACCGCTACGAGGCCCGGAAGCGGATGGTGGAGGAGCTGGACCGTCAGGGCCTTCTGGTGAAGGTGGTGCCCCATACGCACGCCGTCGGTACCCATGACCGCTGCGGCACCACGGTGGAACCGATGATCAAGCAGCAGTGGTTCGTCCGTATGGACGAGATGGCGAAGCCGGCGATCGAGGCCGTGAAGAACGGCGATCTCACCTTCGTGCCGGAACGGTACACCAAGATCTATCTGCACTGGCTGGAAAATATCCATGACTGGTGCATCTCGAGACAGCTCTGGTGGGGCCATCGGATCCCGGCCTATTACTGCCGGCACTGCGGGAAGATGGTCGTGGCGAGGGAGATGCCGGATACCTGTCCGGACTGCGGCGGCCATGAGTTTGATCAGGATCCGGATACGCTGGATACCTGGTTCTCTTCGGCACTCTGGCCCTTCTCGACACTGGGATGGCCGAAGAAAACGCCGGAATATGACTATTTCTACCCGACGGACGTGCTCGTGACGGGCTACGACATCATCTTCTTCTGGGTCGTCCGGATGGTCTTCTCCGGCTATGAGCAGACCGGGAAGTGCCCGTTCCATCATGTCCTGATTCACGGACTGGTCCGGGATTCCCAGGGCCGGAAGATGTCGAAGTCGCTGGGCAACGGCATCGATCCGCTGGAGGTCATCGACCGGTACGGGGCGGACGCGCTGCGGCTCACGCTGATGACGGGGAATGCACCCGGAAACGATATGCGGTTCTACTGGGAACAGGTGGAGGCCAGCCGCAACTTTGCCAACAAGATCTGGAACGCGAGCCGCTTCATCATGATGAATCTGCCGGAGGGAGAGCTGAGCGCTCCGGATCAGGACGACTTCACCCCGGCGGACCGCTGGATTCTCTCCCGGCTGAACACCGTGATCCGGGATGTCACCGACAACATGGAGCGCTATGAGCTGGGCATCGCGGTGCAGAAGGTCCATGACTTCCTCTGGGATGAGTTCTGCGACTGGTACATCGAGATGGTGAAGCTCCGTTTCGGCGACACGACGGAGGAAGGACGCCGGGCGAAGAACGCGGCGCTCTGGACGCTGAAGAAGGTGCTGGGTGACTCGATGAAGCTGCTGCATCCCTTCATGCCGTTCATCACGGAGGAAATCTACTGCACGCTTTACCCGGACGCGGAGACGGTGATGACCGCGTCCTGGCCGGTTTTCGACCCGGCGCGCTCCTTCCCGGAGGACGAGAAGCTGATCAGCGGCTATCAGGAGCTTGTGCGCGGGATCCGCAACGTCCGGACGGAGATGAACGTGCCGGCGAAGACGAAGACCGATCTGATTCTCGTGGGACGGGACGCGGCCGCCACAGAGGAGCTCCGGAAGCTGACGGCGTCGCTGGGCGATATCGAGAGAATGGTTTTCGCCCGGACGATCACGGTGCAGGAGGACAAGACCGGCGTCGCGGAGGACGCGGTATCGGTGGTGACCAGCAGCGCGACAGCCTATATTCCGCTTGAAGAGCTGGTGGACCGGGAGAAGGAGATCGCCCGTCTGACGGCGGAGAACGAGAAGATGGATCGGGAGATCGCGCGGTCGAACGGTATGCTCGGCAACCCGAATTTCGTGAACAAGGCACCCGCGGCCAAGGTGGAGGCCGAGCGTGCGAAGCTGGTCGACTATCAGAACAGAAAGCGCCAGATCGAGGCGCAGCTTCAGCAGTATCAGGGGCACTGA